A window of Haliscomenobacter hydrossis DSM 1100 contains these coding sequences:
- a CDS encoding alpha/beta hydrolase family protein, with translation MKYICTLKTLLTIWLACIFGLVFAQNGASISFEQVIALRSIGTPILSPDGKHLVYTVGSTDWKDNSYDTEIWLAREGEEAFQLTRSTKGSSTSPKWSPDGKWIAFTSSRNDKSQIFVIRPNGGEAQQISNEDEGVGGFEWSPDGKQFAITKQEPEDKEEKKRKERYGGWAADDAEYRLSHLWLLEFKPDMMPSPGELPCYDEKKDSTVKSDCITYPKSTRLTGGSFTVSGFDWSPDGKMIVYNRQPNPLINYSMYSDIEVIDVASKQIKYKVANPSVDNYAAWSPDSKKLLYTSSLDDTTSFYYKNDKLFVADLTGGKPISIAQDFDEDIGSIVWNDSGIFFAAFQRTKRQLFRIDMSSGQIKALTNGKDILGGYSFSKDGKILAYSASTATTLSEIFKTPLLTFKPVQLTNMSKQIANWKTAVSEVITWKSKDGAEIEGVLHKPQNFDPSKKYPLLVMIHGGPTGIDLPQPVPGSVYPVLQWLEKGALVLRVNYRGSAGYGEKFRSLNVRNLGVGDMWDVMSGVDFLIARGSVDPDRMGCMGWSQGGYISAFLTTNTDRFKAISVGAGISNWMTYYVNTDIHPFTRQYLQATPWDDPEIYRKTSPMSTIKNAKTPTLIQHGEFDRRVPIPNAYELLQGLQDNQVPAKLVVYKGFGHGINKPKERLAALWHNWQWFNKYVWGEEVELPVGK, from the coding sequence ATGAAATATATCTGTACACTTAAAACACTATTGACCATTTGGCTAGCTTGCATATTTGGTCTTGTTTTTGCCCAAAATGGAGCCAGCATCAGCTTTGAGCAAGTCATCGCCTTGCGCAGTATTGGCACCCCGATCCTCTCCCCCGATGGCAAACACCTCGTCTACACCGTGGGCAGTACCGACTGGAAAGACAACAGCTACGATACCGAAATATGGCTGGCTCGCGAGGGAGAAGAAGCCTTTCAACTCACCCGCAGCACCAAAGGCAGCAGTACCTCGCCCAAATGGTCGCCTGACGGAAAGTGGATTGCTTTTACCAGCAGCCGCAATGACAAAAGCCAGATTTTTGTGATCCGCCCCAACGGCGGAGAAGCCCAACAAATCAGCAACGAAGACGAAGGAGTTGGTGGTTTTGAATGGTCGCCCGATGGCAAACAATTTGCCATTACTAAACAAGAACCTGAAGACAAGGAGGAGAAAAAACGCAAAGAGCGCTACGGTGGCTGGGCAGCCGACGATGCGGAATACCGCCTCTCCCATCTGTGGTTATTGGAATTCAAACCCGACATGATGCCATCGCCGGGCGAATTGCCTTGTTATGATGAGAAAAAGGACTCCACGGTTAAGAGTGACTGTATCACTTACCCCAAATCGACTCGCCTAACAGGTGGAAGTTTTACGGTGAGTGGTTTTGATTGGTCGCCCGATGGCAAAATGATTGTGTACAATCGTCAGCCCAATCCTTTGATCAATTATTCGATGTACTCGGATATTGAAGTCATCGACGTGGCGAGCAAACAAATCAAATACAAAGTCGCCAACCCATCGGTGGACAATTATGCGGCTTGGTCGCCCGACTCCAAAAAACTTTTGTACACCAGCAGTCTGGATGATACCACTTCTTTTTATTACAAAAACGACAAGCTGTTTGTAGCCGACTTGACTGGAGGAAAACCCATCTCGATTGCACAGGATTTTGACGAAGACATCGGCAGCATCGTTTGGAATGATTCCGGCATCTTTTTTGCGGCATTTCAACGCACCAAACGCCAGCTCTTCCGCATCGACATGAGCAGTGGGCAAATAAAAGCCCTCACCAATGGCAAGGACATTTTGGGCGGCTACAGTTTTTCCAAAGACGGCAAAATCCTGGCGTACAGCGCTTCAACGGCCACTACCCTCAGCGAAATTTTTAAAACACCGCTGCTCACTTTCAAGCCGGTGCAACTCACCAACATGAGTAAGCAGATCGCTAACTGGAAAACGGCGGTCAGCGAGGTGATCACTTGGAAGAGTAAAGATGGTGCCGAAATCGAAGGGGTGCTGCACAAACCCCAGAATTTTGATCCGAGTAAAAAATACCCCCTCCTGGTGATGATTCACGGCGGCCCCACCGGGATTGACCTGCCCCAACCCGTACCCGGCAGCGTGTATCCTGTGCTGCAATGGTTGGAAAAAGGGGCGCTGGTATTGCGGGTGAACTACCGCGGTTCAGCAGGTTATGGTGAAAAATTCCGCTCGCTCAATGTGCGCAATCTCGGCGTTGGTGACATGTGGGACGTCATGTCGGGGGTTGATTTTCTGATTGCCCGAGGTAGCGTGGACCCCGACCGTATGGGCTGTATGGGCTGGAGCCAAGGTGGATACATCTCGGCCTTTCTCACCACGAACACCGACCGTTTCAAGGCCATCTCCGTAGGCGCGGGCATTTCCAACTGGATGACCTATTACGTGAATACCGATATCCATCCCTTCACGCGGCAGTATTTGCAGGCCACCCCCTGGGACGATCCGGAAATTTACCGCAAAACTTCGCCGATGAGCACCATCAAAAACGCCAAAACACCCACCCTGATTCAGCACGGCGAGTTTGACCGCCGGGTACCCATCCCGAATGCGTATGAATTGCTGCAAGGTTTGCAAGACAATCAGGTGCCCGCCAAGTTGGTCGTGTACAAAGGATTTGGGCACGGCATCAACAAACCCAAGGAAAGGCTGGCCGCGTTGTGGCACAATTGGCAGTGGTTCAATAAGTATGTTTGGGGGGAGGAAGTGGAATTGCCGGTGGGAAAATGA
- a CDS encoding YceI family protein, whose amino-acid sequence MIHPSSQLSLFGSSNINKFQCDCTDEFPRSTLKFNRGKNGTSATFSNAILNIRAGALDCGNKIMNKDLYKTLKGDEYPEIQIELLQVKQLNESKPGAWSNQLVEAALTIAGVRKTIELSVRAQQTDPDRFRFVSDKNILMTEFGLIPPKALMGTIKVNDLIRIHMDMIVGVERGM is encoded by the coding sequence ATGATTCACCCCTCCAGCCAGCTTTCCTTGTTTGGCTCCAGTAACATCAACAAATTCCAATGTGATTGTACCGATGAGTTTCCTCGTTCTACCCTTAAATTCAATCGGGGAAAAAATGGAACATCGGCCACTTTTTCCAATGCGATACTCAACATCCGCGCCGGAGCATTGGACTGCGGCAATAAAATCATGAACAAAGACTTGTACAAGACCCTGAAAGGAGATGAATATCCTGAAATTCAGATTGAGTTGTTGCAAGTCAAACAACTCAATGAATCTAAACCGGGCGCATGGTCCAATCAGCTGGTAGAAGCAGCCCTGACCATTGCCGGAGTAAGGAAAACCATTGAATTGAGCGTGCGCGCTCAGCAAACTGATCCTGATCGCTTTCGCTTCGTCAGCGACAAAAATATCTTGATGACCGAATTTGGGCTCATACCACCCAAAGCGCTCATGGGAACCATCAAAGTAAATGACCTCATCCGCATCCACATGGATATGATCGTGGGGGTGGAAAGGGGGATGTAA
- a CDS encoding pyridoxal phosphate-dependent decarboxylase family protein: MTQQNNPQKAAPLEGLSLLQHVYDPATFRQQGHALIDLLADHLEAVQHQQDPTVMPYQNPEESYTYWQQELLAPLLNDPLPLFEAVIKRSVKVHHPHYLGHQVAVTAPAAALAGLVSTVLNQGMALYEMGMVSVPMERLVTELLAQKIGYDSSSNGILTSGGTLANLTALLTARSMKAPSNVWTEGHQERLAIMVSEEAHYCVDRAARIMGLGSAGIIKLPTDERFKMRTDLLEQYLTQAKSKGLHVFAIVGSCCSTSTGSHDDLVAIADFAERHNIWFHADGAHGGAAVFSQKYRHLLNGMERADSVVVDFHKVLMTPALATALVFKKGSDGFNTFQQRAQYLWNSSEADWYNPGKRTFECTKYMMSLKIFVLLRLYGEAGFAAAVERLYDLGQKFAAMISTRPDFELAMPPECNIVCFRIVKNGVADLNAYNLQCRQKLLEKGHFYIVQTTLRDVVYLRISIMNPLTTENDFVLLLDELTAIQHES, encoded by the coding sequence ATGACCCAGCAAAACAACCCACAAAAAGCTGCACCCCTGGAGGGTTTGTCCCTTTTGCAGCATGTTTATGATCCAGCAACTTTTCGCCAGCAAGGCCATGCCCTGATTGATTTGCTGGCAGATCACCTGGAAGCTGTCCAACATCAGCAAGATCCCACCGTAATGCCGTATCAAAATCCCGAAGAAAGTTATACTTACTGGCAACAAGAGTTGCTTGCTCCATTGCTAAACGATCCGCTACCTTTGTTTGAAGCCGTGATCAAACGTTCGGTCAAGGTGCATCATCCACATTACCTGGGTCATCAGGTAGCGGTTACGGCACCAGCAGCGGCCTTGGCAGGTCTGGTTAGTACCGTACTCAATCAGGGAATGGCGTTGTACGAAATGGGTATGGTTTCGGTGCCTATGGAAAGGTTGGTCACCGAGCTGCTCGCGCAAAAAATTGGCTACGACTCCAGCAGCAACGGCATCTTGACCTCCGGCGGCACCCTGGCCAACCTCACTGCCCTACTTACGGCCAGATCCATGAAGGCACCATCAAATGTTTGGACGGAGGGCCATCAGGAACGTTTGGCCATCATGGTCAGTGAAGAAGCCCATTACTGTGTAGATAGAGCCGCGCGCATCATGGGCTTGGGCAGTGCGGGGATCATCAAATTGCCCACGGATGAACGCTTCAAAATGCGCACGGATTTGCTAGAACAATACTTGACACAAGCCAAGTCAAAAGGCTTGCACGTTTTTGCCATTGTTGGCAGTTGTTGCTCCACCTCTACGGGTTCTCACGACGATTTGGTAGCCATTGCAGATTTTGCGGAACGCCACAACATTTGGTTCCATGCCGATGGTGCCCACGGTGGAGCGGCAGTTTTTTCCCAAAAATATCGCCATCTGTTGAATGGAATGGAAAGAGCCGATTCAGTCGTGGTAGATTTTCACAAAGTACTGATGACTCCTGCTTTGGCTACGGCCTTGGTCTTCAAAAAAGGGTCAGACGGGTTCAATACCTTCCAACAACGAGCGCAATACCTCTGGAATTCCAGTGAAGCAGACTGGTACAATCCGGGCAAACGCACGTTTGAGTGCACCAAATACATGATGTCCTTAAAAATATTTGTCCTGTTGCGGCTGTATGGGGAAGCAGGATTTGCAGCAGCAGTTGAGCGTTTGTACGATTTGGGACAAAAATTTGCCGCAATGATCTCAACCAGGCCAGACTTTGAACTCGCCATGCCTCCTGAATGCAATATTGTTTGTTTCAGAATCGTAAAAAATGGCGTAGCAGACCTCAATGCCTACAATCTTCAGTGTCGGCAAAAATTGTTGGAGAAAGGCCATTTTTACATCGTACAAACCACCCTGCGCGATGTCGTGTACCTGCGAATCTCCATCATGAACCCCCTCACGACCGAAAATGATTTCGTACTTTTACTGGATGAATTAACGGCTATACAACATGAATCCTGA
- a CDS encoding IS3 family transposase, producing MKELRELKNRASLKDLCSLFGHSRQAYYEWGNREQEDALEQAIIIDLVRHIRQDIPRIGSRALHFMLQQQWEKQGIKCGRDRLIEILRQAEMLIYPKRKYTQTTNSRHHFYKYPNLIKELEINRPEQLWVSDLTYIRVQEEWNYVIFITDAYSHKMMGFRVDDNMKTDMCVQALDMALAARTKREQPLIHHSDRGVQYCSKGYVQGLLNQPNIQISMTQNGDPLENALAERVNGIFKNTYNMDQRFESLIEAQEAIAKMVYSYNNVRPHSSCDMMTPNEAHQGTGALKRRWKTYYKKASVMAEELGSEPSS from the coding sequence GTGAAAGAACTACGCGAATTGAAAAATCGGGCGAGTTTAAAAGACTTGTGTTCATTGTTTGGCCATAGTCGCCAAGCCTACTATGAATGGGGAAATCGGGAACAAGAAGACGCTCTGGAGCAGGCTATTATTATTGATTTGGTGCGCCATATTCGGCAGGACATCCCTCGAATTGGGTCACGTGCCTTGCACTTTATGCTGCAACAGCAATGGGAAAAACAAGGGATTAAATGCGGACGAGATCGACTTATTGAAATCCTTCGGCAAGCCGAAATGTTGATTTATCCCAAGCGCAAATACACTCAAACGACCAATAGTCGGCATCATTTTTACAAATACCCTAACTTGATTAAAGAACTGGAAATCAATAGACCAGAGCAGTTGTGGGTCAGTGATTTAACCTATATTCGGGTACAAGAGGAGTGGAATTATGTCATCTTTATCACCGACGCCTACTCGCACAAAATGATGGGTTTTAGGGTTGATGACAACATGAAAACAGACATGTGTGTCCAAGCCTTGGACATGGCTTTAGCCGCTCGAACTAAGCGGGAGCAGCCTTTGATTCATCACTCGGATCGAGGGGTTCAGTATTGTTCCAAAGGCTATGTCCAAGGGCTCCTGAATCAACCCAACATTCAGATCAGTATGACCCAAAATGGTGACCCCTTGGAAAATGCGCTGGCCGAAAGGGTCAACGGTATTTTCAAGAACACCTACAATATGGATCAACGGTTTGAATCTCTGATCGAGGCCCAAGAAGCAATCGCCAAAATGGTGTACTCCTACAATAATGTTCGGCCTCATAGCTCTTGTGATATGATGACTCCCAATGAGGCCCATCAAGGTACAGGAGCGCTCAAGCGCAGATGGAAGACTTACTACAAAAAAGCCTCGGTAATGGCCGAAGAATTGGGGAGTGAGCCGAGTAGCTAA
- a CDS encoding YdeI/OmpD-associated family protein — MNPEQNFQFTSYIEESNNRLWGQHFIVPAPVVQAISALGEDKRVVCTINGQVEYQCALISKGEGMYIIYVNKARMKQLKLKIGDQVQASLVKDDSEYGLPVPEEFLEVMEQDPEAKAFWEKLTPGKKRTMLYIIAHPKSSDLKIVRALAIAEHLKAFDGKINFRALNDTLRG, encoded by the coding sequence ATGAATCCTGAGCAAAATTTCCAATTTACTTCCTATATCGAAGAATCCAATAACCGTTTATGGGGGCAGCATTTTATTGTGCCCGCCCCGGTTGTACAGGCCATCAGTGCATTGGGAGAAGACAAAAGGGTTGTATGCACCATCAATGGCCAGGTTGAATACCAATGTGCATTGATCTCCAAAGGTGAAGGAATGTACATCATCTATGTAAACAAGGCCCGCATGAAACAACTCAAGCTGAAAATTGGGGACCAGGTTCAGGCAAGCCTCGTAAAAGATGACAGTGAATATGGCTTGCCTGTTCCCGAAGAATTTCTGGAAGTGATGGAACAAGATCCTGAAGCCAAAGCCTTTTGGGAAAAACTTACACCTGGCAAAAAACGCACCATGCTGTACATCATTGCTCATCCCAAAAGTTCGGACCTAAAGATTGTACGCGCCCTGGCCATAGCAGAGCATTTGAAAGCCTTTGATGGAAAAATCAATTTCCGGGCATTGAACGATACGCTGCGTGGCTAA
- a CDS encoding SH3 domain-containing protein: MRQSILLLLLSVLAFSCREKKPAPEVVVEQPKKASTTFYEVNQKVYVHAHFGLSLRKSPDPKAEKVGVAQYGEALEIVALPEADQTYVAETVDEFQLKGHWVKVKNADQKEAYVFDGYLASFPTIEEEPEEDMALPEWFYMTLSKPKGEREITPPNEKEGIVEGYKQAYQDGGEFELILYNGGVTQFLRIPTSTLSFSQALVVLRSFYFSNAKNLKIVRNAKTKKIKVNDTDNPYEWLEFEEKGDKVIVGFYSAD; the protein is encoded by the coding sequence ATGAGACAATCCATCTTATTGCTGCTGCTTTCCGTGTTGGCATTTTCCTGCCGCGAAAAAAAACCTGCCCCGGAGGTTGTAGTCGAACAACCCAAAAAGGCATCTACCACTTTTTACGAAGTGAATCAAAAGGTGTACGTCCACGCCCACTTTGGCCTTTCTCTGCGCAAGTCTCCTGACCCCAAGGCTGAAAAAGTAGGCGTTGCCCAATACGGTGAAGCTTTAGAAATAGTAGCACTGCCCGAAGCCGATCAAACCTATGTAGCAGAGACCGTGGACGAATTTCAGTTGAAAGGCCACTGGGTAAAAGTGAAAAATGCCGACCAAAAGGAAGCCTATGTCTTTGATGGCTATTTGGCATCCTTTCCAACCATTGAAGAAGAACCGGAAGAAGACATGGCCTTGCCCGAATGGTTTTACATGACCTTATCCAAACCTAAAGGTGAACGGGAAATCACGCCGCCCAATGAAAAAGAAGGCATTGTGGAAGGTTACAAGCAGGCTTACCAGGACGGGGGCGAGTTTGAGCTGATTTTGTACAATGGTGGGGTGACTCAGTTTTTGCGCATTCCGACCAGCACGCTCTCTTTTTCTCAAGCCTTGGTGGTGCTGCGTTCTTTCTATTTCAGCAATGCCAAAAATTTAAAAATTGTGCGGAATGCGAAAACCAAAAAAATCAAAGTGAACGATACAGATAATCCTTACGAATGGCTGGAGTTTGAGGAAAAAGGAGACAAAGTCATCGTTGGGTTTTATAGTGCGGATTAG
- the guaB gene encoding IMP dehydrogenase, whose translation MDTQNYNLDKFLGEALTFDDVLLAPAYSEVLPREVDITSQLTRELRLNAPIVSAAMDTVTEAKLAIAIARQGGIGIIHKNMSIAEQAEQVRLVKRSESGMIIDPITLRPDATIRDAKSHMERFKIGGIPVVDAENHLVGVLTNRDLRFETSLDRPVYELMTSKNLVTAPAGTTLYQAREILQRNKIEKLPVVDDHNKLVGLITYKDIMKVINYPLSCKDTFGRLVVGAALGVTQDMMERVEALVHVGVDVVAIDTAHGHSQGVLNAVKEVKKKYRDLQVIGGNVATGAAALALVEAGVDAVKVGVGPGSICTTRIVAGVGVPQLTAISWAAQALKGTGVPIIGDGGIRYTGDIVKALAAGASTIMAGGLFAGVEEAPGETILFEGRKFKVYRGMGSLGAMQEGSKDRYFQDVEDDIKKLVPEGIEGRVSFKGTLAEVMVQYIGGLRAGMGYCGALTVEELQQKGRFVKITAAGVKESHPHNVNITKEAPNYSTR comes from the coding sequence ATGGATACGCAAAATTACAACCTGGACAAGTTTTTGGGCGAGGCGCTCACCTTCGACGACGTGTTGCTCGCCCCGGCATACTCTGAAGTATTGCCCCGTGAGGTGGACATCACCTCCCAACTTACCCGCGAACTAAGATTGAATGCACCGATTGTGTCGGCAGCCATGGATACCGTGACCGAGGCCAAACTGGCGATTGCCATTGCCCGGCAAGGCGGTATTGGCATCATCCACAAAAACATGAGCATTGCCGAACAAGCCGAACAGGTGCGCTTGGTCAAACGTTCGGAAAGTGGCATGATCATCGATCCGATCACCTTGCGACCGGATGCCACCATTCGCGACGCCAAAAGCCATATGGAGCGTTTCAAAATCGGGGGTATCCCGGTGGTAGATGCTGAAAACCACCTGGTAGGCGTCCTCACCAACCGCGACCTGCGTTTTGAAACCAGTCTGGATCGCCCGGTTTATGAGCTGATGACTTCCAAAAACCTGGTCACTGCGCCTGCAGGTACAACCCTGTATCAAGCCCGCGAAATCCTGCAACGCAACAAGATTGAAAAACTTCCGGTAGTCGACGACCACAACAAGTTGGTGGGTTTGATCACCTACAAAGACATCATGAAAGTGATCAACTATCCACTTTCGTGCAAAGACACCTTTGGCCGTTTGGTGGTAGGTGCAGCATTAGGGGTTACCCAGGATATGATGGAACGGGTGGAAGCCCTGGTTCATGTAGGCGTAGACGTCGTGGCAATCGATACCGCCCACGGGCACTCGCAAGGTGTGCTCAATGCCGTAAAAGAAGTCAAGAAAAAATACCGCGATCTGCAAGTCATCGGCGGCAATGTCGCCACCGGTGCAGCCGCCTTGGCTTTGGTTGAAGCCGGGGTAGATGCTGTAAAGGTGGGTGTAGGACCTGGCTCCATTTGCACTACCCGCATCGTTGCCGGGGTAGGCGTTCCACAACTTACGGCCATCAGTTGGGCGGCTCAGGCGCTGAAAGGAACGGGGGTCCCAATCATTGGAGATGGCGGCATTCGTTATACCGGAGATATTGTCAAAGCGCTCGCAGCAGGTGCCAGCACGATCATGGCAGGCGGCTTGTTTGCCGGAGTAGAAGAAGCACCCGGCGAAACCATTTTGTTTGAAGGCCGAAAGTTTAAAGTCTATCGCGGCATGGGCTCACTAGGCGCCATGCAGGAAGGTTCCAAAGACCGATATTTCCAGGATGTGGAAGATGACATCAAAAAACTGGTTCCGGAAGGCATCGAAGGCCGGGTATCTTTCAAAGGCACACTGGCCGAAGTAATGGTGCAATACATTGGTGGATTGCGCGCCGGGATGGGCTATTGCGGTGCATTGACTGTGGAAGAACTTCAACAAAAAGGACGTTTTGTAAAAATCACGGCGGCAGGGGTGAAAGAAAGCCATCCGCACAACGTGAACATTACGAAGGAAGCGCCGAATTATAGCACAAGATAG
- a CDS encoding LytR/AlgR family response regulator transcription factor has product MQSIHTVVVEDEQAGLENLLLKIARNSPYIEVIGTYTSGETAIEGIPKDLPDLVFLDINLGTMTGFDVLERLKDVPFEIIITTSYDQYALQAIKANALDYLLKPIDELELVQAINKAVKVIQAKSKTASRIAVPIKNGLKFLNTDDIVYCKADNNCTFIHLTDGKKILVTRTLNDIVQKLPEPKFFRVHRSSLINLNFVDSFSNEDGGYLIMKDKEELSVSREKKEELMRRLAK; this is encoded by the coding sequence ATGCAGTCAATACATACCGTAGTAGTTGAAGATGAACAGGCAGGATTGGAAAACCTCTTGCTCAAAATTGCGCGAAATTCCCCCTATATTGAGGTAATCGGGACCTATACTTCCGGTGAAACGGCCATTGAAGGTATCCCCAAGGACTTACCCGATTTGGTTTTTTTGGACATCAATTTGGGAACGATGACTGGTTTTGATGTTTTGGAAAGGCTAAAAGATGTGCCTTTTGAAATCATCATTACGACCAGTTACGACCAGTATGCACTTCAAGCCATCAAAGCCAATGCACTGGATTATTTACTCAAACCCATCGACGAGCTGGAATTGGTACAGGCCATTAATAAAGCCGTCAAAGTGATTCAGGCAAAATCCAAAACTGCATCGAGAATTGCCGTGCCCATCAAAAATGGCTTAAAATTTCTCAATACAGATGACATTGTTTATTGCAAAGCCGACAACAACTGCACCTTTATTCACCTGACCGATGGAAAAAAAATTTTGGTAACCCGAACACTAAATGACATTGTACAAAAGCTTCCAGAGCCCAAGTTTTTCAGGGTCCATCGTTCTTCGCTCATCAACCTGAACTTCGTTGACAGTTTTAGCAATGAAGATGGTGGATACCTGATCATGAAAGACAAAGAGGAGTTGAGTGTTTCGAGGGAGAAAAAAGAAGAGTTGATGCGCAGATTGGCCAAGTAA
- a CDS encoding YceI family protein: MSRHYVMTLPLYCIKAKYAMKNKASLILTTALVLPLLMWITPGSQTLKSFKMSVSGTSTLHNWESGVNKVSVKSDITINEAGLQAINSMSVEVDATSIKSTKGAMMDKKTWEALKTTQFPKITYQLTRIESITPNGAEYDIKALGNLTIAGVKLPIDMNVKGKLLNGGNLSFKGDKKLKMSDFKMEAPTALMGTIKTGNEITVHFDIVLGE; encoded by the coding sequence ATGTCTAGGCACTACGTCATGACCTTACCTTTGTATTGTATCAAAGCAAAATACGCCATGAAAAACAAGGCATCTCTTATTCTAACCACCGCACTCGTACTTCCTCTCTTGATGTGGATTACCCCTGGTAGTCAAACGCTCAAAAGTTTCAAAATGTCCGTTTCTGGAACTTCTACGTTGCACAATTGGGAATCGGGTGTAAACAAAGTCAGCGTCAAAAGTGACATCACGATCAACGAAGCTGGATTACAAGCCATCAACAGCATGTCGGTTGAAGTAGATGCAACCTCAATCAAAAGCACCAAGGGTGCGATGATGGACAAAAAAACCTGGGAAGCCTTGAAAACAACTCAGTTTCCCAAAATCACTTATCAATTGACCCGGATTGAGTCGATTACGCCAAATGGAGCGGAATACGACATCAAAGCACTGGGTAATTTGACCATCGCCGGGGTTAAACTCCCGATTGATATGAACGTAAAAGGTAAACTCCTGAATGGTGGCAATCTTTCCTTTAAAGGAGATAAGAAGCTCAAAATGAGCGACTTTAAAATGGAGGCTCCTACGGCTCTGATGGGGACTATCAAAACTGGTAACGAAATCACGGTTCACTTCGATATTGTTTTGGGCGAATAA